One Streptomyces sp. CG4 genomic window, TGGCCGACTCGGGGAACTCCACGCCCTGCACCTTGTCACCCGCGGCGTGTACATCGGTCTTGTAGACGATCGCGGCGTCGGCCTCCTTCAGCTCCACCTTGTTCAGGGCGCTCTTGACGTCCTGCTCGTAGGAGGCCGGGGTGAGCTTGAGATGGCCGGCGTCCAGGACCTTCTGCGCGGCGGCGCCGCACGGCACCGTCTTGTCGCACAGCACGACCTTCAGGCCGGACTTGGTGAGGTCGTTCAGCGAGGCCACCTTGTGCGGGTTGCCCGGCACCGTGGCGATCTCCAGCTGGTTGCGGACGAAGGTGGCCGGGGTCCCGACCGCGTCCTTCTTGTCCGTGACGATCTTCATGGTCTTGGGGCTGGCGGCGGCGAAGACGTCCGCCGGGGCGCCGCCGGTGATGCTCGCGGCCAGGGTGTCGCTGCCGCCGAAGTTGAAGGTGACCTTGGTGCCCGGGTGCTGCTTCTCGAACTCCTGCTGCAGGGTCGTGAAGCTCTCCTTCAGCGAGGCGGCCGCGAACACGGTGACCGTGCCGGACAGCTTCTGCGCGTTCGACGCGCCGGACGAGGCCGAGGTGTCC contains:
- the modA gene encoding molybdate ABC transporter substrate-binding protein, whose product is MTRSVRRTRRMLQLAGAGAAALMALSACSSSSDSAKSTDTSASSGASNAQKLSGTVTVFAAASLKESFTTLQQEFEKQHPGTKVTFNFGGSDTLAASITGGAPADVFAAASPKTMKIVTDKKDAVGTPATFVRNQLEIATVPGNPHKVASLNDLTKSGLKVVLCDKTVPCGAAAQKVLDAGHLKLTPASYEQDVKSALNKVELKEADAAIVYKTDVHAAGDKVQGVEFPESAKAVNDYPITLLKNAPNAEAAKAFIAFVQSPEGQKVLSQAGFLKP